In Halobacterium noricense, the genomic stretch TCCGTGCCCTCGCGGCAGACGATGCTCTGTTCGAGCAGACCGAGGCGTTCGACGGTGACGATGTCTTGGGCGTGGCCGGCGCGGTTGACCGTCGCGCGGACCTCGCCGCGGGTCGCGCTGTTGACGTTCAGCCGGCCGGTGCCGCGCGTCCACTCGTAGAGGCGGTCGCGCTCGACCTCCGCGAGTTCGGACGGCTCGCCGTACGTGAACCGCAGCGGGACGTGCTGCACGAGCCCGAAGCGTTCGCGAATCTGGGCGGCCGTCCCCGGCCCGAGGCCGAGTGCGTCGGTGGGCACGCGGACGTCCTCGCCCGCGTCGAGCACGAATCCCTCGTCGTCCCAGGATTCGAGCGTGCCGACGTACGTCTCGCCGGCCTCGAAGCCCTCGGTGATTTCGCCCCACGTCTCCGCGAGGACGTTCCGCGCGGCCACCTCGTCGGGACCCTCGAGGGTCACCGTCGGGAAGTCGTCGTGGCGCACGCCGACGTCGTACTCGACGTCGAGTTCGCCGACGTCGTTCTCCACTTGCGACCGGAGGCTGTCCAGCGAGCGCTCGCGGGCGTCCCCCTTCACGTACAGTTTGGTTGCGAGAACGACCATCAGGCCCTCACTCCGAGTTCCGCGCGGAGATTCTCGATGCGCTCGTCCATCGCTTCCACGAGGTCGGTGTTCTCCATCGCTTCGACGGGCGACCCGCACTCGGGGCACTCGAAGCCGAGGTCCATCGCCTCCCCGAACTCGAAGCGAATCGAACACACTTCACAGAGGTAGAACTCGTTGTCCAGCTCGTACTCGCGGCGGTCGACGAGCGCCTCCAGCAGGCGGTCCATCTCCTCGCGGAGGTTCTCCGGGACGTTGTCGTACTCGAACGTCCAGAGGTACGTGAGCCACCCCGAGTCCTCGTCGCGGACGCGGCGGTACGTCGCGAGGTCGTTCTCGTAGAGGATGAACAGCGCTCGGCGCACGTCGTTCAGTTCGAGCCCGAGCCGCTCGGCGAGCTCCTCGTCGGTCACCTCGCCGTCCGGCGGGGACACCGCCACCGGCATCCCCTTCGGCCCGACCAACTCGTGGAGGTACTTCTGAACCACGGGGTCGTCGAGTAGCTCCTCAAAAGCCATTACGTCAAAAAGGGGTCCGCGCCGGCATTAAGTCTTGTCACTCCCCCGTCTGACGGGCGCGGACCGTCAGTCCGCGGTCGCGGCGGCGGCGTCTGCGGTCTGGTCGTCGCGCCACGTGAAGTAGCTCGCGAGCGCGGGGCCGCTGACGTTGTGCCAGACGCTGAACAGCGCGGGGATGAGCGCGGCCGCCGGGTCGAACAGCGACGCCGCGAGCGCGACTGCGAGCCCGCTGTTCTGGAGGCCGACCTCGAAGGTCGTCGTCCGCACGCGGTCCTCGGACATGCCGAACAGCCGGCCGACGCCGTAGCCCGCGCCGAGCCCGACGCCGTTGTGGAGGACGACAGCAGCCAGCACGAGCACGCCCGCGGTGAGGATGTTGTCGACGTTCGCACCGACGACGCCGGCGACGATGGCGACGATGGCGACGACGCTAATCACGGGGAAGACGTCGACGCCGACCTCGGCCGCCTTCGGCGAGTAGCGGTCGAGGACGTACCGAATCCCGAAGCCGAGCACGACCGGAATGATGACGATCTGGACGATGCTCGTGAACATCTCCATGAACGTCACGTCGATGGCCTCCCCGAGGATGAACAGCGTCCACGCGGGCATCACGATGGGCGCGGCGAGCGTCGTCACCGTCGTGATGGCGACCGACAGCGCGACGTCGCCGCGGCCGAGGTACGACATCACGTTCGACGCAGTACCACCGGGGGCCGCGCCGACGAGGATGAGGCCGACGCCGATGGCGTCCGGCAGGTCGAAGAGGAGGTAGAGCGCGTACGCCGCCAGCGGCATCACGAGCCACTGCGTCACCGCGCCGATGCCGACGTCGACGGGGCGCTCGACGAGGCGCTTGAAGTCCGCGGGCTGGAGCGTCAGCCCCATCCCGAGCATGATGATGCCCAAGAGGGGGTTGACGTAGTCCAGCACGGGGACGAACGCGTCCGGATAGGTGAGCGCGAGGCCCGCCGCCGCAATCACCCAGACGACGAAGTACTTGCTCGCGACCTGTGCCACCCGCGAAATCCCGCCGCTGACGCTCATGATTGGACGGTGACGGCCCGCGAGAAGAAACCTTCGCCTACTGGCAGTATTGTGGATTCACTCCTCGTCGACTTCCTCGACGCGCTTCCCGAGGGCCTGTGGAATCACGCGCTGCTCGGCGTTCTCGTACTCCTGGTCGAGTTCCGCGCCGTCGAAGAGGTGATCGAGGAACACCGCCAGCCCCGCCACCTCCGAGTGGGGCTGGTTCGTGACGCCGACGTTGAAGTCGGCTTCCTCGTACACCTCGAAGGAGACCTTCTCGCCGCCGACGACCACCAGGAGGGGTTGTCGCTGGTCGTCGTGGACGCGTCGAATCTCGCTCTCGACGTCCTGCAGGCGCTCGCCGTACATCGTGAGGTGGACGATACAGCCCTCCCAGTCGCGGATGAACGCGTCCAGTCCGTCCGTGAGTTCGACGTCGAAGGGGCCGCCGAACCGCTCGGTGATGTCCGCGACCGTCTGCTCGGACTGCCCGGCGTTCCCGGGGAAGACGACGCGGTCCGCGCCGAGCGCGCGCGCCGTCAGGCCGACGTGCGTGGTCATCCGGTCGTCCCGGCCCGGCCGGTGGCCGTACCGGAGCACCGTGACCTCGGGGTATCCCTGCATACGTCCGCAGAATCGTCCCGCCGGGGTACGCGTTTCGACTCGCGGGGTCAGTCGTCGGCGTGCGCGAGTTCGAAGGGGTACGGCGGCAGCCGGAGGTCCTCCAGCTCCGCGAGGTGTTTGACGTTGTAGACGACGCGGAGGTCCTCGGTGGTGGGAACGCCGTTGCAGGACAGCCGGATGTCCCGGTCGACGAGCTCCGGGGAGAGAATGTGGTCGGTGGGCTGGGAGAGGTCGCCGTCGACGACCACGACCGCGCAGTTCGCGCACGCGCCGCCACGGCAGGCGTACGGCCACGCGAACCCGCGGTCCTCGGCGGCCTCCAGCAGCGACTCGCCGGGCGCGACGTCGAACTCGCCGTGGTTGACGGGGTCGAGGCCAGCGTCGGCGGCGCGCGCGAAGAGGTCGTCGTCGCCCAGCGCCCAGCCGTAGTCGTCCAGCACGGCGTAGTTCAGGTACTCGACGTGGGTCTCCTCCCACGGCCGGAAGTCGCGTTCGGGGTCGACGCCGTAGTCCGTCGGCGACTCGGTGCCGAAGCCGGCTTCCGTCGCGATGTCCGTGCCGTCGTCGGCGTCCTCGCTGGTGACTTTCTCGTAGGCTGCGCGCACTAACTGGAACTCCGCCGCCGACCCGCCCTGGTCGGGGTGGGCCTCCTTGACGCGCTCGCGGTACGCGTGCTCGATCTCCCCTTCGCTGGCGTCCTCGTCGACCCCCAGCACGTCGAAGGGAGAATCCATGTTCGACTCGAAGGGCCACACGTTCAAAAGTCTCTCCGCGGGCGCGCTCGTTGCCGGGGCTCGGCAACCACGCTTAGGAGGGAGCCGGGCGCAGCCACGGGCATGCCCGCGTCGAAGCTCTACGCGTTCGATACGGCCGACTGGGACTACGAGTACAGCTCGATGGTGCGCGGCGAGCAGCCCGGCGAGACGTACGCCTCGCCGTGCCCGTGTTACCTCGTCGACCACCCCGAGGGGACAGTGCTCGTGGACACCGGCGTCGACCCGGCGATGGTCGCCGACCCCGAGCACTACGGCAACTACGGCGCGCCGCAGGCCGCCGACCACACCGCGGACATCGAGACGAACGCCGGGCGGCGCGCGTCCGCGCTGCTCACGGACGTCGGCTACAGTCCCGAGGACGTCGACGTGGTGGTGCTCACGCACCTCCACCTCGACCACGCGGGCGACGTGAAGTCGTTCGCGGACGCCGAAATCGTCGTCCAGCAGGCCGAGTTGGAGTACGCGTGGTGGCCCGCGGACCCGTTCCAGCGCGACCTCTACCTGGAGGGGGACTTCGGCGTGCTGCGCTCCCCGGAGTTCGACGTGACGCCAGTCGAGGGACGCTACGACGTGTTCGGCGACGGTGCCATCGAGTGCGTCCCGACGCCCGGCCACACCGCCGGCCACCAGTCGGTGAAGGTCGACCTCGAGAACGAGGGGACCGTCGTGCTCGGCGGCGACGTGGCGTTCCTCGAAACCGCCTACGAGGCCGACCGCCAGCCGTCGTTCGCGTGGGACACCGAGACCGCCATCGCAACCGCGCGCCGCCTCCGGAACGACGCGCAGCGCTGGGACGCCGACGTCTACCTCGCCCACGACCGCGACCACCTCGACGCGCTCCCGGAGCCGCCCGCACACCTCGACTGAACGACGCACGCTGCGTGTCACCCATCGGAACGCTCTTGGCCGACGGTCCGGTGTCGTCGGGTATGGACCTCACAGGCAAGCGCGTCGTCGTGACGGGTGCCGCCGGACTCGTCGGCTCCCACCTCGCCGCGGACCTCGCGGCCGACAACGACGTGCTCGCGGTGGACAACCTCTCGAAGGGCACGCGGGACCGCGTCCCGGACGGCGTGGAGTTCGCGGAGGCCGACGTGCGCGACCCCGACGACGTGGCCGACGTCATCACCGCGGACGTGGACGTCGTCTTCCACTTCGCAGCGTACACGGACACCAACTACGGCGAACCCCGCCAGCTGTTCGAGGAGAACACGGAGATGACGTACAACGTCCTCGAACGCATGCACGAGGTCGGCGTCGACAAGCTCGCGTTCACGTCCTCGTCGACAGTGTACGGCGAAGCGCCGATGCCGACGCCCGAGGACTACGCGCCCCTCGAACCCATCTCGGTGTACGGCGCGAGCAAGCTCGCCGACGAAGGCCTGATTTCGACGTACGCCAACTCCTACGGCATCCAGTCGTGGGTGTACCGGTTCGCGAACATCGTCGGGCCGCGCCAGCGCGGCAACGTCGTCCCGGACTTCATCGAAAAGCTGCTGGACGACCCGGAGACGCTGGAGATTCTGGGGGACGGCCGCCAGGAGAAGTCCTACCTGCACGTCGAGGAGTGCGTCGACGCCATGACCCACGTCGTCGAGCACG encodes the following:
- a CDS encoding N-acyl homoserine lactonase family protein, whose amino-acid sequence is MPASKLYAFDTADWDYEYSSMVRGEQPGETYASPCPCYLVDHPEGTVLVDTGVDPAMVADPEHYGNYGAPQAADHTADIETNAGRRASALLTDVGYSPEDVDVVVLTHLHLDHAGDVKSFADAEIVVQQAELEYAWWPADPFQRDLYLEGDFGVLRSPEFDVTPVEGRYDVFGDGAIECVPTPGHTAGHQSVKVDLENEGTVVLGGDVAFLETAYEADRQPSFAWDTETAIATARRLRNDAQRWDADVYLAHDRDHLDALPEPPAHLD
- a CDS encoding NAD-dependent epimerase/dehydratase family protein, with the protein product MDLTGKRVVVTGAAGLVGSHLAADLAADNDVLAVDNLSKGTRDRVPDGVEFAEADVRDPDDVADVITADVDVVFHFAAYTDTNYGEPRQLFEENTEMTYNVLERMHEVGVDKLAFTSSSTVYGEAPMPTPEDYAPLEPISVYGASKLADEGLISTYANSYGIQSWVYRFANIVGPRQRGNVVPDFIEKLLDDPETLEILGDGRQEKSYLHVEECVDAMTHVVEHAGEHSSPSNRTESDDAADDYYVYNLGTRTTTSVNRIADIVADELGVDPDYEYTGGDRGWTGDVPKMRLSIEKLSALGWEPSQSSDEAVREAARVLVEELRAERE
- the fer gene encoding ferredoxin Fer; translated protein: MDSPFDVLGVDEDASEGEIEHAYRERVKEAHPDQGGSAAEFQLVRAAYEKVTSEDADDGTDIATEAGFGTESPTDYGVDPERDFRPWEETHVEYLNYAVLDDYGWALGDDDLFARAADAGLDPVNHGEFDVAPGESLLEAAEDRGFAWPYACRGGACANCAVVVVDGDLSQPTDHILSPELVDRDIRLSCNGVPTTEDLRVVYNVKHLAELEDLRLPPYPFELAHADD
- a CDS encoding tRNA (cytidine(56)-2'-O)-methyltransferase — protein: MQGYPEVTVLRYGHRPGRDDRMTTHVGLTARALGADRVVFPGNAGQSEQTVADITERFGGPFDVELTDGLDAFIRDWEGCIVHLTMYGERLQDVESEIRRVHDDQRQPLLVVVGGEKVSFEVYEEADFNVGVTNQPHSEVAGLAVFLDHLFDGAELDQEYENAEQRVIPQALGKRVEEVDEE
- a CDS encoding bile acid:sodium symporter family protein — encoded protein: MSVSGGISRVAQVASKYFVVWVIAAAGLALTYPDAFVPVLDYVNPLLGIIMLGMGLTLQPADFKRLVERPVDVGIGAVTQWLVMPLAAYALYLLFDLPDAIGVGLILVGAAPGGTASNVMSYLGRGDVALSVAITTVTTLAAPIVMPAWTLFILGEAIDVTFMEMFTSIVQIVIIPVVLGFGIRYVLDRYSPKAAEVGVDVFPVISVVAIVAIVAGVVGANVDNILTAGVLVLAAVVLHNGVGLGAGYGVGRLFGMSEDRVRTTTFEVGLQNSGLAVALAASLFDPAAALIPALFSVWHNVSGPALASYFTWRDDQTADAAAATAD
- a CDS encoding transcription factor → MAFEELLDDPVVQKYLHELVGPKGMPVAVSPPDGEVTDEELAERLGLELNDVRRALFILYENDLATYRRVRDEDSGWLTYLWTFEYDNVPENLREEMDRLLEALVDRREYELDNEFYLCEVCSIRFEFGEAMDLGFECPECGSPVEAMENTDLVEAMDERIENLRAELGVRA
- a CDS encoding DUF2110 family protein, giving the protein MVVLATKLYVKGDARERSLDSLRSQVENDVGELDVEYDVGVRHDDFPTVTLEGPDEVAARNVLAETWGEITEGFEAGETYVGTLESWDDEGFVLDAGEDVRVPTDALGLGPGTAAQIRERFGLVQHVPLRFTYGEPSELAEVERDRLYEWTRGTGRLNVNSATRGEVRATVNRAGHAQDIVTVERLGLLEQSIVCREGTDPPGLLAAIGEYLPSELLAVVP